From a region of the Budorcas taxicolor isolate Tak-1 chromosome 9, Takin1.1, whole genome shotgun sequence genome:
- the LOC128053310 gene encoding T-cell activation Rho GTPase-activating protein-like isoform X2 — translation MASKPCLTEFPSREVKEVWLEALRGQSQGHPGAKFITGPSARTPMKLTSSCHASKTLNACDMDTLIECQSEGNIKEHPLLASCESEDNICQLIEIKKRKKVSNWLFLMRRLSSSSDVSAASEPELKTSLFDQPLSAICSDNTLPGPIQDILTILCLKGPSTEGIFRKAANEKARKELKEELSSGNMVDLRSLPVHLLAVVLKDFLRSIPLKLLSCDLFEEWMGALAKQSEEDRIEALKQVADKLPRPNHLLLKHLVSVLHVISKNSEVNRMDASNLAICIGPNVLSPENEHSLSLEARRDLNDKVKTLVEFLIDNCFEIFGEDFPAHSRIASDDSLEHTDSSDMSTLQNDSAYDSNDPDHDVEPAGSPISQPPGPPEVAAGGVEPRAPLRPWEPMVSTTARLKGFLGQPERRYSDPSAASSPECLEGRRANPKLTRSQDDFTAVAQAASRFAEDPFPEEVFPAAEGPAQRPRDLGEQSPTQGSVSPCARVPKAASSGSLDAFSDSSPLASPSSPQRNFFTRHQSFTKAEKSKPNREIKKHSMSFSFASHQRVLTKTRSFGAAKSKGCPQDQEKRGSRKESQLAGRIVQESLSDALGQAALGFNSGAYTLSVEDVFRLVDQRHPGRPPSYEEAVRLQALELASRGGQTVGSLRARVLSLDAGLLPPLPAHPHGDSRNIRGPEPPDRLRRGPGTETWRQSLPDCAPRDAAGQVTVPRTSELQRLRTASESQQKGRQAVLARRCSQPVFDAEQLRFAKESYI, via the exons ttcacgGGAGGTAAAAGAAGTCTGGCTGGAGGCCCTCCGAGG ACAAAGCCAAGGCCACCCAGGAGCAAAATTCATCACCGGACCGTCAGCCCGAACTCCAATGAAGCTGACAAGCAGCTGTCATGCC TCAAAAACACTAAATGCCTGTGATATGGACACATTAATTGAATGTCAATCAGAG ggtAATATCAAGGAACATCCTCTGTTGGCATCATGTGAGAGTGAAGATAATATTTGCCAGCTAATTG AaatcaagaagagaaagaaggtgtCTAACTGGCTCTTTCTCATGAGAAGGCTTTCTTCTTCATCAGATGTTTCTGCAGCTTCGGAGCCAGAATTGAAGACATCCCTTTTCGATCAGCCCTTGTCAGCCATCTGCAGTGACAACACGCTCCCAGGACCCATTCAG GATATTCTCACTATTCTATGCCTGAAAGGCCCTTCCACTGAAGGAATATTCAGGAAAGCAGCCAACGAGAAAGCCCGCAAAGAGCTGAAGGAGGAGCTCAGCTCCGGAAACATGGTGGACCTGAGAAGCCTCCCTGTGCACCTCCTGGCGGTGGTCCTCAAG gaCTTCCTCAGAAGTATTCCGCTGAAGCTCCTGTCCTGTGACCTGTTTGAGGAGTGGATGGGAGCCCTGGCCAAGCAGAGCGAGGAGGACCGGATAGAGGCCCTGAAACA gGTTGCAGATAAGCTCCCGCGGCCCAACCACCTGCTGCTCAAGCACCTGGTCTCCGTGCTGCACGTGATCAGCAAGAACTCTGAGGTCAACCGGATGGATGCCAGCAATCTCGCCATCTGCATTGGACCCAACGTGCTGAGCCCGGAAAACGAGCACAGTCTATCGCTGGAAGCCCGGAGAGACCTGAACGATAAG GTTAAGACACTGGTGGAATTCCTCATCGATAACTGCTTTGAAATATTTGGGGAAGACTTTCCAGCACATTCCAGAATTGCTTCTGATGACTCCCTGGAACACACGGACAGTTCAG ACATGTCGACCCTGCAGAACGACTCAGCCTACGACAGCAACGACCCTGACCACGACGTGGAGCCTGCGGGCTCCCCGATCTCAcagcccccagggcccccggAAGTGGCTGCTGGCGGCGTGGAACCCAGAGCCCCGCTGCGCCCTTGGGAGCCCATGGTCAGCACCACGGCCAGACTGAAGGGCTTCCTCGGGCAACCTGAGCGGAGGTACTCGGACCCCAGCGCTGCATCCTCCCCGGAGTGCCTCGAGGGCAGAAGAGCAAACCCGAAACTCACGAGAAGCCAGGACGACTTCACCGCCGTGGCCCAGGCAGCCTCCCGCTTTGCCGAGGACCCGTTTCCCGAGGAGGTGTTTCCTGCAGCCGAAGGCCCGGCCCAGAGACCCCGGGACCTGGGGGAGCAGAGCCCGACTCAGGGCTCGGTGTCACCGTGCGCACGGGTCCCCAAAGCCGCCTCCAGTGGCTCCCTGGACGCTTTCTCCGACAGCTCGCCCCTGGCCTCTCCTTCCAGCCCCCAAAGAAACTTCTTCACCAGACACCAGTCTTTCACCAAGGCTGAGAAAAGCAAGCCcaacagagaaattaaaaaacactccaTGTCATTCTCCTTCGCCTCTCACCAAAGAGTGCTGACCAAAACGCGCAGCTTTGGAGCCGCGAAGTCCAAGGGCTGCCCCCAAGACCAGGAGAAGCGAGGTTCCAGGAAAGAAAGCCAGCTCGCCGGCCGGATCGTCCAGGAAAGCCTGTCGGACGCCCTCGGCCAAGCCGCGCTGGGCTTTAACTCGGGAGCCTACACCCTCTCGGTGGAGGATGTGTTCCGGCTGGTGGATCAGAGGCACCCCGGCCGCCCCCCCTCTTACGAGGAGGCCGTGCGGCTCCAGGCGCTGGAGCTCGCCTCCCGCGGGGGCCAGACGGTGGGCAGCCTGAGGGCCCGCGTGCTGAGCCTGGACGCGGGGCTgctgcctcccctccctgcccacccccacggGGACTCGAGAAACATTCGCGGGCCGGAGCCCCCGGACAGGCTCCGACGGGGGCCAGGGACGGAGACCTGGAGGCAGAGCCTGCCGGACTGCGCTCCTAGGGACGCGGCAGGACAGGTGACGGTCCCCAGGACATCCGAGCTGCAGCGGCTGAGAACCGCGTCCGAGTCGCAGCAGAAGGGCAGGCAGGCCGTCCTGGCCCGGCGGTGTAGCCAGCCCGTGTTTGACGCGGAGCAGCTCCGGTTCGCTAAGGAATCCTACATCTAG